The Besnoitia besnoiti strain Bb-Ger1 chromosome Unknown contig00014, whole genome shotgun sequence genome contains a region encoding:
- a CDS encoding uncharacterized protein (encoded by transcript BESB_026020), producing MGFLRCRYVLSMTCRPKRKCAEVSLFLPGLSNVLSSACGCRGLPLSCLRASLVDAFLCSSFLFSPFALAFGPLQSELPREAKGLLSFSSDGSDLDFRETGRHNAGQQQTEEAAGERGEADFLQNEERDPLQQASSTAKLSGRETPRECPPHASAGGARAAGARNAEVQRGLAGWEEGREAELTEGKNSLENRADARDSFVCAGETEGPAPAVSLQGLSPRRRRSPGRGETEKLEGTQRWVASVSAGPKALRGTPTAARRSRKISFSSSPSLARTVTRKAPGVCVKEPKARSEAADEGPSEAACRGASIHGQRGPDLRKESGETQLPTASSVAQGPPSAAGCLPVPLSPPAALSRRQDGAVAENERLAGTASGAARDAGPTARKENGSLEHSAPARERPPGRHEGAQQPPSPRLLALLSPRSHAEDSSPRCLEREALKPEKGFFPFGVKALDGGSESRDASQVKRDLRLCLSACTRSPAHAPSRLPPQGRSESRGGRRGGRDANEDAEATRAEALGAGGAEESCGSREETRDQRAGERNEARREPRGLFSQNREREASGGDGGLDSASKTSQQRSDPDMRRRPLLSPDAGCAIRPPSLLSTSYSDQEGRGGVKDDQKAPPLARGAAAPERGGGDAESCARRETSREASSPSACLSSPSSSSVRPLVCRPSAEARDIFAARSRGHVAATAELRLFVLCPPSPSSAPQAVSSSGDFCRFLSATESEEFATARQLSQASAGSREEPRCAIRRAPSKESRPHTPSSSFFPPDRARTDSKSPSHSLRPAAASKSPRLRSGDRLLSTSVALLNERSGRGASSALRPSSPSARPSAGEDSVPPTPSTGPCREAAETCLAAELARNEEAGEVCPARSPPSPTRPRDNFSPASAPASSASAATSREMGNVSSASAVARCASPHVASSDTLLARGLEAEREAEARSGAPARHAGRMDSGEEENGAKTRGGGVETQPRRKSKRKSPSSEAPKAKGAVNRTGKTGMQRETEEGSPETPPSRKPFKEADWGREEYSAFAHCHSDLEQGEPEETAQAKSAEENELFLTPAPASPSYAPSSPCSSPSSSPSASSFSVAGFSSWKSSASPLRQPLASRFSPFMRAAHTVTYSAREEKTGRLFRGFGGMNRGGDASQSARLLARHRDGRDLPRSAERGRKGARRIRKASMRNSQSREESDKPSAPVPGGTCASVAQAGRRRAVTAAGEQSESAKGEVRRGSRGESRERQNEDEVVSRTERDAEKKARVCALVSDAETQRSGRCGRQENVPLAAEEGESEPRESGGEQARRDGWGERGKSEGRDAGTASCCPLLLSRAGSGHASSPALLADPPREGEGGRFRQLFSSVNGATLETRPDLIHERGSLARLAPPDLEPSRPGISSPSAISASLTLLAAPPSPCCLSSARLPLVSPASAISPASRPSSASPPALSLVASSPLLVAASDSSSQARLSPCIAPSFPPVLVPMYSPCCRPPLLVPASPGSSRLAPLPSPAPPPLQAHAFAASPPRVSPSVSSPLEVSAPLQGEKATGASAAAELPRLSAAMSLNESDEEGALEAARLTFARPPKREARLLPAAKKETEAEKECRDVPCNCPATEDAKQSVSQLQQPSAGLTSAAPKGPEGRQQPAPGGPERQGDAAPERPSPCLMCLQSEREGGSAYSRVTSARRSQKGSGGGGAKLGQNGPKHGGAPRAERGLEGRDGATRERQDAEQGGIEPQRVRRGRGPGPLSSESALPCKWRAGCRCFPASSPRNFVSCEDETDAAGAEAPPPRGLSASGRQREAETLLGLERQPRRPERGPKREGGETDRSEAEIPPLYRARARLLALLLPHLLSDGAPLSTEVTEKNRKHKTKPPAKQHEWRGRGPLSPRNREALWSRCSRARPLGREAAAADADLWRASRSRSASPAARVPGGRRSAEEASSILPVVFKRLSARQVPRPLRAEASLADGGWRSPSLAEVLRFAVEIRRSLAASIPEEKSSSSLPCARLRLLQSALLLRASSVSPVQRLRRASPLRRRSLSPSLRADPLASRARENPVAPCKLCSSQGARARLSPPPRSKLAPVCLAACEGESPGAEESPAERARGTPRGSPQRTGRAAENGEFLSPRRPEETGVGSQTPRGEGHTSCSFERKLLSAGLMPAACAADGRSAEGLQRSAPPAPSGTMAFSLRWRKQRFGLPQLSLVPRKIRQRMDDCSECTCARETTGREAASRGDEENEKETEAGREETEGDTRRIREARDAWAPESRRDQGELLRLRRGEEDAERQGVREVKDEAREGKSLTEEEEREGTHPNRQYTCTCASLRKATEERRKSEAEQEDESGRKGGVEETGACGEPSKHVSLVLDAEVDTRGWSRVQPTLSFSSSASAHTRGEETSVFFVARQRCVSRAERIREKTHEEGGTLSHSCPPKAARERDAEQNGGKEKQIAGRPIKKRSAQEIQKITERMWEDALAYLERRRTRWRLKKEAEMQGQEELLRALSESSSRPASSAASSAASSAASSAASSAAAAAAAAAKVSGADAAKAESARGTLQKEKTLTPRRPPGPSGQGERAAQAWRWSAAQEARGQGDAKRSRGSGNIGERGARKASRSRTPECKQEETVSAPRGASLRPVSGRRRAAGPRTSLRRKAEKPSSGSAGEAGAYVPPESKTRGAEAREETGEEGGLLRALGLGAEAVRSCSVPQRRDHIERRKERSLRDTEKNPPSPSKTLSRDVSPCRAAPRKLMRSRAGEAPPSNASPRCSSSSSSLSAAPASSRPPCCGLLGTCTIQQPPPLRVEASLRARAGGDEVERDNQRGQRAGGRAKREEREEDACMERERAYDILTTVDPLRLSRAVGDAAPRQREDSDRPKLAVPLGHPSAPAALLSGEPRRPEDQGESGATRGREDPLCAPPQLGRSGEDFQRNRTPNQTRPASEHLLRQPAPAPAGGHSSAKPSPPPKDDGELPAEAAPGPAGVSLSASAGAGSHPSSSLRRPEPPRFVREALQFQASPSSLSPQAAYLARDASSCDADAKALSPAPEQPSSPPLPAPSASSCSSSSPSNPTLASAFSRSAASSSSSLSSHLSAEEVLARADALVRRVSGGWLPFASPQPSRPQLSAAPLAPSSCAEARRPLLGGKAALSAGRASCPRRDDAERLLPTFRARHLSPCMRAAAESESLGEQRGHGAGQVASPPSAPSARSAVTCLRPPVVDAELQRRFLEVQKSAAFEALASSCPQAPLEGARGAGDAKTSQPAGIEELAAEADERQALTRQGGGRGACDNPGRRRRRGAEGGENETREDVGEAEKSKAGGAEKRKAERAGEARARRAAGAAQPALFPHIFPQGSSANTPSHRSFSGDDVLSKRMDVAESLMRPNSRRASTLSGVSLSFKEAGDPHKVWQERREGDPTRGSAAGCAFAGFSKVAGRAAAPGASLSSSCMFPPVSLFSSPRPHAPASLPTTPAFPAASSPPALPAPALPRTLTFSENEEDSKRRPHDAYALAASSKGPGPRETVSVPAERTRNEADADGAGADKAGRRDRREI from the exons CCGCGAAGCTGAGCGgccgagagacgccgcgagagtGTCCCCCCCACgcgtctgccggcggcgcacgcgcggcaggaGCCCGAAACGCAGAAGTCCAAAGGGGTCTCGCGGGCTGggaagaaggccgcgaagccgAGCTGACGGAGGGGAAGAACTCTCTCGAAAACCGCGCGGACGCTCGCGACAGCTTCGTGTGCGCaggggagacagaggggcctgcgccggcggttTCTCTGCAAGGCTTgtctccccgccgccgcagatcGCCAGGTCGgggcgagacagagaaactGGAAGGAACGCAGAGATGGGTCGCgagtgtctctgcaggcccGAAGGCACTCCGCGGAACCCccaccgcggcgcgccggtcgcggaagatctccttttcttcctctccttccctgGCTCGCACGGTAACGAGAAAGGCCCCTGGCGTGTGCGTGAAGGAGCCCAAGGCGCggtcggaggcggcggacgaaggcCCAAGCGAAGCCGCCTGTCGAGGAGCGAGTATCCACGGACAACGGGGGCCAGACCTAAGgaaagagagcggagaaaCGCAGCTGCCGACAGCCTCCAGCGTCGCGCAGGGCCCTCCTTCAGCCGCTGGCTGCTTGCCCGTCCCCCTCAgtccgcccgcggcgctctctcgccggcaAGACGGCGCAGTTGCAGAGAACGAGCGACTCGCAgggacggcgagcggcgccgcgagagatgCAGGTCCAACTGCACGCAAGGAAAATGGGAGCTTGGAGcactcggcgcctgcgagggagaggcctcCAGGCCGCCACGAAGGCGCGCAACAGcccccgtctccgcggcttctcgcgctgctctccCCGCGTAGCCATGCAGAGGACAGCTCTCCCCGCTGTCTGGAGAGGGAAGCCCTGAAGCCCGAGAAAGGCTTCTTTCCCTTCGGCGTCAAGGCGCTCGACGGCGGGTCTGAATCCCGTGACGCCTCCCAAGTCAAACGCGATCTGaggctctgtctctccgcctgTACGCGGTCGCCAGCCCACGCGCCcagtcgcctgcctccgcagggTCGCTCAGAGAGccggggcggcaggcgaggggGACGAGACGCcaacgaggacgcggaggccactcgagcggaggcgcttgGCGCGGGGGGTGCGGAAGAATCCtgcggaagccgcgaggagactAGAGACcaacgcgccggcgagaggaaCGAGGCGAGACGAGAGCCCAGAGGCCTCTTCTCCCAGAatcgcgagagagaagcatcaggaggagacggcggcctCGACTCCGCGAGCAAAACAAGCCAACAACGAAGCGACCCAGACATGCGCAGacggcctcttctctctcctgaCGCAGGCTGCGCGATTCGTCCCCCGTCTCTCCTATCTACGAGCTACTCGGAtcaagaaggccgcggaggagtcAAGGATGACCAGAAagctccccccctcgccaggggcgcagcggcgccagagaggggtggcggagacgccgagagtTGTGCGCGTAGAGAAACAAGCCGTGaagcctcttctccctccgcgtgtctttcgtctccttcttcttcctctgttcGCCCTCTAGTGTGCCGGCCGAgcgctgaggcgcgagacATCTTCGCGGCGAGATCCAGAGGCCACGTCGCCGCAACAGCAGAACTCCGCCTTTTCGTCTTGtgccctccctcgccttcttcggcgcctcaggccgtctcctcgtctggCGATTTCTGCCGCTTTCTCAGTGCCACGGAGTCCGAAGAGTTCGCGACTGCTCGCCAGCTCAGCCAAGCTTCTGCGGGGTCCAGGGAagagccgcgctgcgcgatTCGCCGCGCACCTTCGAAAGAAAGCCGACCCCAcacgccttcctcctcgttttTCCCTCCCGACCGCGCCCGCACCGACTCCAAGTCTCCTTCTCACTCccttcgccctgcggcggcctcgaaaTCTCCTCGCCTCAGAAGTGGAGACCGGCTTCTTTCGACTTCTGTCGCGCTCCTGAATGAACgcagcggacgaggcgcttcctccgcgttgcgaccttcttctccctctgcacGCCCTTCGGCAGGGGAAGACTCTGTGCCCCCTACGCCTTCAACGGGGCCATGCCGAGAAGCGGCAGAAACCTGCTTGGCAGCTGAACTCGCCCGgaacgaggaggcgggcgaggtctgccccgctcgctcgcctccgtcgccgacCCGGCCGCGCGATAACTTCTCTCCCGCTTCGGCccccgcgtcgtccgcctccgctgccacGAGCAGAGAAATGGGAAACGtttcgtctgcttctgcagtggctcgctgcgcctctccgcacGTTGCGTCCAGCGAcactctcctcgcgcggggACTGGAggccgagagagaagcggaggcgcggagcggagcgcccgcgcgtcACGCAGGCAGGAtggacagcggcgaggaagaaaacggcgcgaaaacgcggggggggggagtggAGACGCAACCGAGGCGCAAGTCAAAGCGCAAGTCCCCCTCCAGCGAAGCGCCGAAAGCGAAAGGCGCCGTGAACCGAACAGGGAAGACGGgcatgcagcgcgagacGGAGG AAGGCAGCCCAGAgacgcctccctcgcgcaaGCCGTTTAAGGAAGCGGACTGGGGGCGGGAGGAGTACTCGGCCTTCGCTCACTGCCACTCTGATCTCGAGCAGGGAGagccagaggagacagcccAGGCAAAAAGcgcggaggaaaacgaaCTCTTCTTGACGCCCGCtcccgcttcgccttcttacgctccttcctcgccgtgctcttcgccctcctcttcgccctcggctTCGTCTTTTTCAGTGGCTGGTTTTTCGTCCTGGaagtcctctgcgtctccgcttcggcagcccctcgcctcgcgcttcagcCCATTCATGCGCGCTGCCCACACGGTCACTTActcagcgagagaagagaaaaccgGAAGGCTGtttcgcggcttcggcggaatgaaccgaggcggcgacgcgagccagtcggcgcgtcttctcgcgcggcacAGAGACGGACGAGACCTGCCGCGGAGCGCAGAGCGGGGGAGaaagggcgcgcggcgcattCGAAAAGCGTCGATGAGGAACTCCCAAtcacgcgaggagagcgataAGCCCTCAGCGCCCGTCCCTGGAGGCACATGCGCGTCggtggcgcaggcgggcagaCGGCGTGCGGTGACCGCAGCTGGAGAGCAAAGCGAGAGCGCCAAGGGTGAAGTTCGCCGGGGCTCGCGAGGGGAaagccgagagagacaaaaCGAGGACGAGGTCGTCAGCCGCacagagcgagacgcggaaaaaaaggcgcGCGTATGCGCGCTCGTcagcgacgcagaaacaCAGCGGAGCGGGCGGTGCGGCAGGCAAGAGAACGTCCCGCTggcagcagaagaaggagagagcgagccaagagagagcggaggcgagcaggcgcgaagagacggctggggcgagcgaggcaaaAGCGAAGGGCGGGACGCTGGGACTGCCTCCTGCTGTCCCCTTTTACTGTCACGCGCAGGATCAGGACACGCGTCCAGTCCTGCCTTGCTGGCGGATCcaccgcgcgaaggcgagggcgggcgatTTCGGCAGTTGTTTTCTTCCGTGAACGGTGCAACGCTTGAAACGCGTCCTGACTTGATTCACGAGAGAGGTTCCCTGGCTCGCCTCGCACCCCCAGACCTCGAGCCCTCTCGACCTGGTATTtcgtcgccgagcgcgatATCTGCCTCTCTGACTCTGCTTGCggctccgccgtctccttgctgtctctcttcggctCGCTTGCCTCTTGTTTCGCCCGCTTCCGCGATCTCGCCGGCCTCAcggccttcttccgcgtcgcctccagcCCTGTCCCtcgtcgcgtcttctccgcttctcgtcgcggcctctgattcctcctcgcaggcgcggttATCTCCCTGCATCGCGCCGTCGTTTCCCCCTGTTCTTGTCCCTATGTATTCGCCTTGCTGTCGTCCTCCGCTCTTGGTTCCTGCTTCCCCTGGCTCGTCTCGtctggcgcctctgccttctcctgcgccccctcctctgcaggcgcacgcgttcgctgcttcgccgccgcgcgtctctccgtcggtctcgtctccgctggaggtctccgcgccgttgcagggagagaaagcgactggggcctctgcggcggcggagctgccgcgcctgtcgGCGGCGATGTCGCTGaacgagagcgacgaagaaggcgcgctggaggctgcgcgcctcacgttcgcgcggcctcccaAACGCGAGGCAAGACTTTTGCCCGCTGCAAAGAAGGAAACAGAAGCCGAAAAAGAATGCCGCGACGTGCCTTGCAACTGTCCAGCgacagaggacgcgaagcagagcgtctcgcagctgcagcagccctcCGCCGGCTTGACCTCCGCAGCCCCGAAAGGGCCTGAAGGGCGtcagcagccggcgccgggcggaccggagagacagggcgacgcggcgccggaaCGGCCTTCGCCGTGTCTGATGTGTCTGCAgtcggagagagaagggggcAGCGCGTATTCGCGGGTGACatccgcgcgtcgctcccaGAAAGGgagcggagggggaggcgcgaAGCTGGGACAGAACGGACCCAAGCATGGGGGAGCTCccagagcagagagaggcttggagggccgcgacggcgcgacgcgggagaggcaggaCGCGGAGCAGGGAGGCATCGAGCCGcaacgcgtccgccgcggaagaggacCAGGCCCTCTTTCTTCGGAATCCGCCTTGCCTTGCAAATGGAGGGCGGGCTGTCGCTGCTttcccgcttcttcgccgaggAACTTTGTTTCCTGCGAAGACGAAACGGACGCTGCAGGTGCtgaggcgcctcctccacgcggcctctccgcgagcggccgccagagggaggcggagacgctgctggGTCTCGAGCGtcagccgcgccggccggAGAGAGGACCGaagcgcgaaggaggcgagacggACAGGAGCGAGGCAGAAATCCCCCCCCTCtaccgcgcccgcgcgcgtcttctcgcgcttctcctgcCGCACCTGCTCAGTGACGGAGCGCCGCTTTCCACAGAGGTGAccgagaaaaacagaaaacacAAGACAAAGCCACCCGCCAAGCAGCACGAGTGGAGAGGTCGAG gcccgctgtcgccgcgaaACAGAGAAGCTCTCtggtcgcgctgctcgcgcgcccgtcccctgggcagagaggcggctgcagccgacGCAGACTTGTGGCGagcgtctcgctctcgttctgcgtcgcctgctgcacGCGTGCCTGGCGGGCGCCGTTCTGCCGAGGAGGCGTCTTCGATTCTGCCGGTGGTGTTCAAgcgtctctcggcgcgaCAGGTGCCCCGCCCGCTtcgcgcggaggccagcCTCGCAGACGGAG GTTGGaggtcgccttcgctggcggAGGTGCTTCGCTTCGCGGTCGAGATCCGTCGGAGCCTGGCGGCCAGCATTCCCGAGGAAaagtcgtcttcttctcttccctgcgcgcgcctccgccttctgcagtCTGCGCTGCTCTTGCGTGCCTCCTCGGTGTCTCCAgttcagcgcctccgccgagctagtccgctgcgccgtcggtccttgtctccctctctgcgggCTGACCCGCTCGCcagtcgcgcgcgagagaaccCCGTGGCGCCTTGCAAGCTCTGCTCttcgcagggcgcgcgcgctcggctgtcgcctccgcctcgctcaaAGTTGGCGcccgtctgcctcgccgcgtgcGAGGGCGAAAGccccggcgccgaggagagtcctgcggagagggcgcgcggcacgccacgcggctcgccgcaACGGAcgggacgcgcggcggaaaaCGGCGAATTCCTGAGTCCGCGGAGACCGGAGGAAACCGGCGTAGGGAGCCAGACGCCTCGGGGTGAAGGCCACACAA GTTGTTCCTTCGAGAGAAAGTTGCTTTCCGCCGGCCTCATGCctgcagcctgcgccgccgacgggcgCTCAGCCGAGGGCCTCCAGCGGAgtgcgcctcccgcgccctctGGCACTATGGCCTTCTCCCTGCGGTGGCGGAAGCAGCGATTCGGTCTGCCGCAGCTTTCGCTTGTTCCCCGAAAGATCCGGCAGCGAATGGACGACTGCAGCGAGTGCACGTGCGCAAGAGAGACAACagggcgagaagcagcgagtCGAGGAGATGAAGAGAACGAAAAAGAGACTGAGGCCGGGCgggaagagacagaaggagACACGAGGAGGATACGCGAAGCCAGAGACGCCTGGGCTCcagagagccgcagagaccAGGGAGAGCTCCTTCGTctgaggagaggagaagaagatgcCGAGCGACAAGGGGTACGCGAAGTCAAGGAcgaagcgagagaaggcaAAAGCCTaaccgaggaagaagagcgagaaggaacTCACCCAAACAGGCAGTATACCTGTACTTGCGCCAGCCTCCGcaaggcgacggaggaaCGGAGAAAGAGTGAAGCGgaacaagaagacgaaagcggAAGGAAAGGAGGCGTAGAAGAAACAGGAGCGTGTGGAGAGCCTAGCAAGCACGTGTCCCTGGTGCTTGACGCTGAGGTCGACACCCGAGGATGGAGTCGAGTGCAGCCGACactctcgttttcttcttcagcttccgCCCATACAcgcggagaggaaacgaGTGTTTTCTTCGTGGCGCGACAGCGCTGCGTTTCGCGTGCGGAGAGAATCAGAGAGAAGACCCATGAAGAAGGGGGCACCCTGTCGCATTCTTGTCCGCCGAAGGCCGcacgggagagagacgccgagcaGAACGGAGGAAAAGAGAAGCAAATCGCGGGACGCCCCATTAAAAAAAGGAGCGCACAGGAAATCCAGAAAATCACAGAAAG GATGTGGGAAGACGCTCTGGCTTACCtggagcgccggcgcacgcgctggcgcctaaagaaggaggcggagatgCAGGGGCAGGAGGAGCTTCTCAGGGCGCTGTCTGAGTCTTCGAGTCGccctgcctcctctgctgcctcctctgctgcctcctctgctgcctcctctgctgcctcttctgcggctgccgcagcggctgccgctgcgaaggtctccggcgcagacgcggcaaaggcggagagcgcgcgaggcacgctgcagaaagagaaaaccttgacgccgcgccgccccccagGGCCCAGCGGccagggcgagcgcgcggctcaGGCCTGGCggtggagcgcggcgcaggaggcgcgcggacagggcgacgcgaagcggTCGAGGGGGAGTGGAAACATaggcgagagaggggcgCGCAAAGCCAGCCGAAGCCGCACTCCCGAGTGCAAACAAGAGGAGACAGTCTCCGCTCCCCGGGGCGCATCCCTGCGTCCTGTCtccggccggcgccgcgccgcaggcccccgaACGTCGCTCAGGCGAAAAGCAGAAAAGCCAagcagcggctccgcgggagaggcaggcgcctaCGTGCCTCCGGAATcgaagacgagaggcgcggaggcaagggaggagacaggcgaggaggggggcCTGCTACGGGCCTTAGGGCTTGGCGCCGAAGCGGTCAGGAGTTGCTCTGTTCCCCAGCGCCGAGACCATATAGAGCGGAGGAAGGAGCGTTCACTTCGCGACACGGAGAAGAaccccccctcgccctccaAAACGCTTTCCCGAGACGTGAGCCCgtgccgcgctgcgccgagaaAACTTATGCGTTcgagggcgggcgaggcccCGCCCTCGAACGCCTCCCCGCGttgctcttcttcatcttcctccctctctgcggcgcctgcctcttcgcggcctccttGTTGTGGGCTCTTGGGTACATGCACGATCCAGCAACCGCCTCCCCTGCGTGTGGAGGcaagtctccgcgcgcgcgccggaggagacgaggtgGAGCGAGACAACcagcgagggcagcgggcAGGAGGCAGAGCcaagcgagaagagcgagaagaagacgcctgcATGGAGAGAGAACGCGCCTACGACATTCTCACGACGGTGGATCCACTCCGCCTGAGCCGAGCCgtaggcgacgcggcgccgcggcagcgagaagacagcgacaggCCAAAACTCGCTGTTCCCCTTGGGCATccgtcggcgccggctgcgcttctaagcggcgagccgcggaggcctgaGGACCagggcgagagcggagccacgcgaggcagagaggacCCGCTTTGCGCTCCGCCTCAACTGGGTCGTTCAGGAGAAGACTTCCAAAGAAACAGGACGCCGAATCAAACGAGACCTGCCAGCGAACACCTTCTCAGACA GCCCGCGCCGGCACCTGCAGGAGGTcacagcagcgcgaagccgtcgccgccccccaaagacgacggagagctgccagcggaggccgccccaggccccgcgggcgtctctctgtctgcttcggctggcgccggctcgcacccctcttcttccttgaGGCGCCCCGAGCCTCCGCGATTTGTTCGCGAGGCCCTTCAATTCCAagcgtctccctcgtctctctccccgcagGCGGCGTACCTGGCGCGGGATGCCTCTTcgtgcgacgccgacgcaaaGGCGCTTTCGCCTGCTCCGGAGCAGCCCagttcgccgccgctgcccgcgccttctgcgtcttcttgctcttcgtcctcgccctcgaacccgacgctcgcctctgcctttTCGCGGTcagctgcgtcgtcttcgtcttcgctctcgtctcATTTATCCGCAGAGGAAGTCCTCGCGCGTGCCGACGCTCTCGTGCGGCGAGTGTCCGGCGGCTGGCTGccgttcgcgtcgccgcagccgtcCCGCCCGCAGTTGTCTGCGGCTCCACTGGCGCCCTCgtcctgcgcagaggcgcgcaggcctctctTGGGTGGCAAAGCGgccctctctgcaggccgcgcttcCTGTCCGCgtcgcgacgacgccgagcgtCTCCTGCCAACCTTCCGCGCGAGACACCTCAgcccctgcatgcgcgcagcagcggagtCTGAGTCTctcggcgagcagcgaggccaCGGCGCAGGCCAGGTggcttcgccgccctctgcgccttctgctcggTCGGCGGTCACttgcctgcggccgccggttgtcgacgccgagctgcagagacgcttCCTCGAAGTGCAGAAGAGCGCCGCGTTTGAAGctctcgcgtcgtcgtgCCCCCAGGCTCcgctcgaaggcgcgcgcggcgcgggagacgccaAGACCTCGCAGCCTGCCGGCATTGAAGAACtggccgccgaggcagacgaacGCCAGGCGCTCAcgcggcagggcggcgggcgaggcgcttgcgATAACccaggaaggcggcgaaggcggggagCGGAAGGCGGGGAAAACGAAACGCGAGAAGACgtcggcgaagcagagaagtccaaggcaggcggcgcagagaagagaaaggcagagagagcaggagaggcgcgcgcgaggagagccgcgggcgccgcgcaacCAGCTCTTTTTCCGCACATCTTCCCGCAAGGATCGTCAGCGAATACGCCTTCGCACAGGAGCTTCTCTGGCGACGATGTCCTTTCAAAGCGGATGGATGTGGCAGAAAGCCTCATGCGGCCGAACAGCAGACGAGCGAGCACTTTGTCTGGAGTTTCCCTTTCCTTTAAAGAGGCGGGAGACCCTCACAAAGTCTGGCAAgagcggagggagggcgaTCCgacgagaggcagcgccgcagggtGTGCATTCGCGGGCTTCTCCAAGGTCGCCGGCcgtgcagccgcgcctggcgcctctctttcctcctcttgcATGTTCCCGCCGgtttctctcttttcgtctccgcggccgcacgcCCCCGCCAGCCTCCCGACCACGCCAGCGTTCCCCGCGGCAAGCAGCccgcccgcgctgccggcgccggcgctgcctcgcacCCTGACCTTCAGCGAGAACGAGGAAGACTCAAAGCGCCGCCCTCACGACGCCTACGCTCTGGCGGCCTCTTCCAAAGGCCCAGGGCCGCGCGAGACTGTGAGTGTTCCCGCGGAAAGAACGAGAAACGAGGCGGATGCAGATGGGGCGGGCGCCGATAAGGCAGGCAGACGAGACAGAAGGGAAATCTGA